DNA from Daphnia pulicaria isolate SC F1-1A chromosome 3, SC_F0-13Bv2, whole genome shotgun sequence:
TTGAGATCCCTCATACGAAGGAACCATTTCACTAAGTTCACAGAGCAGAGCATTAACCAAATGGGAATTATGAATCACCAGTCGGATTTCCTATGGTTAATCAAAAGTGTTTATTAAAATTCtttatattaaaaaacaaaatcaatacCTGGTAAAGGCTTTCAAAGCTCAAGTGGTGAGTTTTAATATTGTCAGCACCAAAATCATTATCTTTGTATAGGGCAACTGCCTGTGGGGTTAAGCGATAGGCTTTCAAATGCAAGaatcctctttttgttttcaatggatCTATATAATAAACTCAATGAGGATATGTgatttttaaacaataaaatggAAAGGGAATTTTTATACCATAGATTAGTACAACAGACTCTTCAATTGAAGTCTGATAAGTAAACTGAGACTCAAGGAACTGAGTAGAGAGAAAAGCTCCTTGCTGGGTACTCTGATACCATCCAACATGAAGATGATCCACATTGACTTTCCTCAGATGACGCATCATTTCCATTTGATAATCTTCTTCATCAAAGTTTTCATCAAGATTCTTTGGAAATGGAAAGCAATTTGTCACTTCAAGTCGAGTATCAGCAACAAGCCCCAATAAAACACCTTGGGCCACATCCACTGCACTGCTTCCTTCTTCATGGCAATGCTTGATTATCTTGGCCACAACCTTGTTTAAACAACACAACATTAGAATCTGGCATGAAATTCTGAGGTCTTTGAGGGATCTTTTAACTTACCAAACCATCCACTTGAACCAAATCAATTGTGTTATCTACGTCAGGAACATTAGTTCTTCGATTTCGGTTCGCCATTTTTGTGACAGGCCAGGCCGGTTACTTGGCACTCGGAGATGAACTCATGGAGCATGGGCTACTGTAAATAGAGGGCGAGACTCTTCTCCCCATTGCCGCGGCGGCCGCGGTAAAGCATGAGAAAAGTCGACGCCATCTAGTAATCAAGCCTCCTATTCTCCTAAGCTATTGTTAAAATAACTACAATAAAGTGTAAGATAATTAGACAGTTATGTCAGGGGTATAGAGATAAAAGCTGTTTCGATTTCTCTagctattaatttttaaattaaaagttaagaATCAAATCCATTGCTTTTTCAAACATATTTTCACTGTAGAAGTCTAAAAAATGCTTCCTAGATGGCATCGgagtttcttcctttttcaaatttgtctgtaacaaatattgaaatatctcatttaattttcattaaaagTATAGAAATATtccaaagttcaataattataATTACATTTTGTTACTTATCTTGTTCACCCATAAAAAATTACATGACCGACACGACCGACACAGATCAAATTTCTCAATTAGAGTAGTCCCGGCCTTTGGTTGTAGTAGCGCAATTGCATAGTAAACGTGGTTTGGTTGTCTGCTTCAAATGCCGCAACATTAGACTGGAAGAAAGGTCTCATTGGCCCGTGttgattgaatgatttgaatCTCGATGGATACTTAACCAGcgaaattaaatcttttacTCAAAAATCTCTTACTCATTCAATTTATTACACATTCTATGGATCTCACGTATACGATGGCTAAATTTGATGAATACGAGTCCTTACCAACCTCGAATTCCACTACACACATGATTGCTGGGTCCATGGCTGGAATTTTAGAGCACTGTGTCATGTTTCCAATTGATTCGGTCAaggtattttaaatttaaattgatttcactctttctttttttaatgaaagcgTAACAGTTGAAACAGAATGTTACAGTGTAGTCTACATTCCGTGCTCTTAAATTTAGAATTTGCCATTAACTTATATTTGTTGACATTAACATTCATTGGACATACAGTTGTAACATTTTAACAGGAAAGTATTTGCATGTAATATTACATTTATCATAATGCTAATTTTAATGGCCATCTTAAGTTATCTAAGTAATTATATAAAACATAAATGATCTAGAAATATTTCCCCAAAATGCTtgcttattttatttgacttaacattctgtttttttctcacGCAGACGCGTTTACAGAGTCTTGTAAGCGCCAATCGAAGTTTCCGGTCAGTCCTGATGACTATGATCAGAAATGAAGGAGTGTTCAGACCACTTCGCGGCATTGGCGCTACGGTTGCTGGAGCTGGACCAGCTCACGCCTTGTACTTTGCTGCCTATGAGCGATTAAAAGTTGATTTCACATCGACAGGCTCAGCACATCATAACTACTTGGCTCAGGGAGCAGCTGCCTCCGCTGCCACTGTTCTCCATGATGGAATTATGACGCCAGCGGAAGGTATCCATCACGTTTCCGACAACAAAATTTAGCGCGTGTCGCTATAAAAAACCTAAATATTCTAATGGTCGCCAGTGTCAGTACTTTTTTTAACGAACATTAAAATACCCCAAATACCCTACATAATATTACTACGCCCATCCTTCATATTAAATGTGATTATTgcaattttattcttatttttggttGCGCTCACAGTGGTTAAGCAGCGATTGCAGATGTACAACAGCCCCTTCCGGTCCTTGACAGAGTGTGCCATAAAAGTCTATCAGACGGAAGGATTTTCCGCCTTTTATCGCTCTTACGGCACGCAACTCGCCATGAATGTGCCGTTCCAGTGCGTTCACTTCATCGTGTACGAGGCAATGCAAAATGCCACCAACCCCGAACGCACCTACAATCCTTTAGGTCACGTCGTCTCGGGTGGAGTCTCTGGTGCGCTAATTCTTCacgttttgttttgcttttttagaaaatgtttAGAACTATTGATTTGGATTCTTAGGAGCCCTTGCGGCCGCTGTTACCACGCCGCTTGACGTCTGCAAGACACTGTTGAATACTCAAGTGAGTCGTTGTTTTCCAGTCACCCGACATCAGGTTTAgtgttgattttatttataattatttttcttttttaaactcaTTAGGAGGCTGAAGTCTTGCACCGGGCGCAGAAGACGCAAATCAGTGGATTTTTTAACGCTGCACAAATGGTTTACCGATTGGGAGGTTTTGGTGGCTTCTATCAGGTGAAAAAAGTGGTTTTCTATCTTTTTATATTGCTTCTGCTGGATCCACACcagattttttataaaaattaagcTACACATTTATGGGTAAAACTGATCTACCTTTTGAGCTCGTAAACGTCGAATTTCGATT
Protein-coding regions in this window:
- the LOC124328555 gene encoding mitoferrin-1-like — its product is MDLTYTMAKFDEYESLPTSNSTTHMIAGSMAGILEHCVMFPIDSVKTRLQSLVSANRSFRSVLMTMIRNEGVFRPLRGIGATVAGAGPAHALYFAAYERLKVDFTSTGSAHHNYLAQGAAASAATVLHDGIMTPAEVVKQRLQMYNSPFRSLTECAIKVYQTEGFSAFYRSYGTQLAMNVPFQCVHFIVYEAMQNATNPERTYNPLGHVVSGGVSGALAAAVTTPLDVCKTLLNTQEAEVLHRAQKTQISGFFNAAQMVYRLGGFGGFYQGLQARLLFQVPSTAICWSVYEFFKYFLTKTD